CCACCGGGCCTGCGGCTCCACCGCGACCACCGCCGTCCCGACCGCGGCGGCCTTGGCCACCAACGCCTCGGCCGGCTTCTTGGCGAAGATCGCCACGGGCACCCGATCCTGCGCCTGCTTGTCGATCCACCGCAGCGCCTCGGCGTCGCCGACGCCCAGCAGGAAGAAGACGTCGGCCGAGCTTGCCGCGGCGGCCAAGCCGAGCCGGACGTCGTCGGAATCGATCAGCGCCGCCGAGCGCACCGGCAGATCCAGGCCGCGTGGGGCCCAACCGTCCGGGACCAGGCTGACCAGCGTCGTATCGAGCGCCAGCAACAATTGGCCGAGTCCGACCCCAGGCACCCGCATGTTGTCCGATCTTACTATCTGCCGGTGGACAGTTTGTCCGATAAGCCAACAGTTGGGATACCCATCGCGAGGATCCTGAACAACATGGACGCCATCAGCCAGGTACCCCTGCCGGCCAACGAGCCGGTCCATGACTACGCCCCCCACTCGCCGGAACGTTCCCGGCTGCGCACCGAGCTTGCCGCACTAGCCGGCCATCCGATCGACCTGCCGCACGTGATTGGCGGTAAACACCGCATGGGCGACGGTGCGCGCATCGACGTCGTCCAACCGCACCGGCACGCCGCGACGCTGGGCACCCTGACCAACGCCGGGAACGCCGACGCGGCCGCGGCCGTCGAGGCGGCGATGGCCGCCAAACACGACTGGGCGGCGCTGCCGTTCGACGAGCGCGCGGCGGTGTTCCTGCGCGCCGCCGACCTGCTGGCCGGCCCGTGGCGGGAGAAGATCGCGGCCGCGACGATGCTCGGCCAGTCCAAGTCGGCCTACCAGGCCGAGATCGACTCGCCCTGCGAACAAGTCGACTTCTGGCGTTTCAACGTCGCCTTCGCCCGCCAGATCCTGGCCCAGCAGCCGATCAGCGGGCCGGGGGAGTGGAACCGCAGCGAGTACCGCCCGCTGGACGGCTTCGTCTACGCGATCACGCCGTTCAACTTCACCTCGATCGCCGGCAATCTGCCGACGGCACCCGCGCTGATGGGCAACACCGTGGTGTGGAAGCCGTCGATCACCCAGACGCTGTCGGCGTATCTGACCATGCAGCTGCTCGAGGCCGCCGGACTGCCGCCCGGCGTGATCAACCTGGTCACCGGCGACGGCTTCGCGGTCTCCGAGGTGGTGCTGGCCGACCCGCGACTGGCCGGCATCCACTTCACCGGGTCAACGGCCACCTTCCAGCATCTGTGGCAGCAGGTGGGCACCAATATCGGCCGCTACCATAGCTATCCGCGCCTGGTCGGCGAGACGGGTGGCAAAGACTTCGTGGTCGCCCACACCTCGGCACGCCCGGATGTGTTGTGTACCGCCCTGATTCGCGGCGCCTTCGACTATCAGGGTCAGAAATGCTCGGCCGCATCCCGGGCGTTCGTTCCGCATTCGGTGTGGCAGCACATGGGCGACGACTTCCTGGGCGCGGCGGCCGGGCTGAGCTACGGCGACGTCACCGATTTCACCAACTATGGTGGCGCGCTGATCGACCGTCGCGCCTTCACCAAGAACGTCAACGCCATCGAGCGGGCCAAAGGCGCGGCCGGGGTCACCATCGCGGTGGGCGGCGAGTATGACGACAGCGTCGGCTATTTCGTGCGGCCGACCGTGCTGCTGTCCGACGACCCGACCGACGAAGCGTTCTGCACCGAGTACTTCGGGCCGCTGTTGTCGGTGCACATCTATCCCGACGACCACTACGAACGCATCCTCGACGTGATCGACACCGGGTCGCCCTACGCGCTGACCGGTGCGGTGATCGCCGACGACCGTCGGGCCGTGCTGACCGCCCAGGAACGGTTGCGGTTCGCGGCCGGTAACTTCTACGTCAACGACAAGCCGACCGGAGCGGTCGTCGGCCGCCAGCCGTTCGGGGGCTCGCGCGGCTCGGGCACCAACGACAAGGCCGGATCGGTGCTGAACATGTTGCGCTGGACGTCGGCCCGGACCATCAAGGAGACCTTCGTCCCGGCCACCCAGTACACCTACCCGCACATGGGGTCCGACTAATGGCGGGGGTCTTCGCCCACACGTTGCGGCCGGCAATCATTGCCGCGAGCCGGCGCGACGGGTTGCGCCGCGCCGCCGAGGGGCTGTCGGTGACCAGGCAGGTGGTGCACCGCTTCGTGCCCGGGGAGACGATCGACTCCGCTATGGAAAGTGTTGCCGCGCTACGTGCGTCGGGCCGCTATGTCAGCATCGACTATCTGGGCGAGGATGTCGAGAGCGCCGACGACGCCACGGCGGCGGTGCGGACGTATCTGGAGTTGATCGACCGGCTGGCCGACACGGCTGAGCCCGCCGGCGGGGCGGTGCATCCGCTGGAAGTCTCGGTGAAGTTGTCCGCCATCGGGCAGGCGCTGTCACGCGACGGCGCCAAGATCGCGCGAGAGAACGCCTGGACGATCTGCGAGGCCGCCGGGCGTACCGGGATCTGGGTGACGGTGGACGCCGAGAACCACACCACGACCGATTCGACGCTGTCCATCGTTCGTGACCTGCGCACCGAATTCCCTTGGCTAGGCACGGTTTTGCAGGCCTACCTGCGGCGCACCTTGGCCGACTGCCGGGAATTCGCGGCGTCGGGGGCCCGAATCCGGCTGTGCAAGGGCGCCTACGACGAGCCGGCGTCGGTGGCCTATCGTGGGGCCCACCAGGTCACTGAGTCCTACCTTGCCTGCCTGCGCGAGCTGATGGCCGGGTCGGGGTACCCGATGGTGGCCTCCCACGACCCGGTGATCATCGGCGCCGTGCCTACGATCGCATCCGAATCAGGCCGCGGCACAGCAGATTTCGAGTATCAGATGCTGCACGGCATCCGCGACGACGAGCAGCGCCGGTTGGCCGGTCTGGACAACCAGATGCGGGTCTACGTGCCGTTCGGCACGCAGTGGTACGGGTATTTCATGCGTCGGCTCGCCGAACGGCCGGCCAATCTCACGTTTTTTCTGCGGGCGCTCGCCCAACGCGGCCACTGACCGACGGCGCGTGTGAATCCGCGGCTTTCAACGCTACGGCAGGGCGCCGACACGCCGAGCGACCCCGCCGGGGATTCACACTCGACGCCGAGGATTCACACCCGACGCGGCAAAGCCGCGCACCGCATGCGCGCGGACAAACTCGGCGACGACGTCGGGGTCGTCCATATCCAGGGTCGACGACGGTGTGCTGAACAACGAGAACAATATTCGGGCGAACCACTCGCCGGCCGCCTCGACGTCGAGATCCTTGCGGACTTCCCCAGTCAGCTTGGCCGCGGATAGATACGGCGACAGAAAGTCCACACATTCGCCCAGCAACACCGCGGCGTCCTTGGTCAGCAGCAGGCTGATCGCGTCTTCGTCGAAGTACTTCTCCGAGGAGATGACCCGGCGTGCCTGGGTTACGAACACCGCCGCCGAACACAACTTCTCCTCGAGGCTGCCGCCCCGGTCCATCGCCTTGGTCATCTCGCGATAGAACCGCTGCGAGGCATGCTCGGCGCAGGCCTCGACGATGGCGGCCTTGTCGCGGAAGTACTCGTAGATGGTGCTGCGCGACACCCCGGCCCGCTTGGCGATGTCGACGATCGTCGCCTTCTGCAAACCCTGCCTGCCGAAACACGCGAACGCCGATTCGACGATGAGCTCGCGGGTGTCGGCCAGCGCGGCGTGCTGGGCGGTCATGGCACCAACGCTCCCCTCCGGCTCATCTAGTCCGCGGGCGCGAGGATCAGCCCGCTGGTCGGCACGCCGGTGCCCGAGGTGACCAACACGTGTTCGACGTCGTCGACCTGGTTGTACGACGTGCCACGGATCTGGCGCACGCCCTCGGTGATGCCGTTCATGCCGTGGATGTAAGCCTCGCCGAGCAGGCCGCCGTTGGTATTGATCGGCAACTCCCCACCCAGCGACAGCCGCTCGACGGTGGCGAAGTCCTTGGCCTCGCCCCGTCCGCAGAACCCCAGCTCTTCGAGCTGGGTGAACACGAACGGCGTGAAATGATCGTAGATGAACGCGGTTTGGATGTCCTGGGGCTTGAGACCTGAGTCGCGCCAAAGCCGATCGGCGACCACACCCATTTCCGGGAGCCCGGTGATGTCGTCGCGGTAGTAACTCGTCATCATCTCGCCGTTGGCCGCGGCCCCCTGCGCGGCGGCGGTGATGACCGCCGGCGGCTGCCGCAGATCACGGGCACGCTCGGCGCTGGTCACCACCAGCGCCACCCCGCCGTCGCTTTCCTGACAGCAATCAAGCAGGCGCAGCACGGGTTCGACGATCCACCGCGAGTTCTGGTGGTCCTCCAGGGTGATCGGCCGCTGATAGAACCACGCATCGGGGTTGGTGGCGGCGTGCTTGCGGTCGACGACCGCGATGCGGCCGAAGTCCTCGTTACCGACGCCGTAGGTCGACATGTACCGCTGCGCGTGCATCGCGACCCACGCTGCGGGAGTGAGCAATCCGAACGGCGCGTAGTGCGCCATGAACAGCGGCGTCTCGGTCATGCTGCGGCCGCTGCCGCCGAACCGAAACCCGGAACGTTCGTTGAACGCCCGCCAGCACACCACCACATCGGCGACGCCGGTCGCGACGGCCATGGCCGCATGAACCACGGTGCCGGCCGCCGCACCGCCGCCGTGATGCACGCGGGAGAAGAAGCTCAAATCGCCGATGCCGACATTGCGGGCGATGTCGATCTCGTCGCTGGAATCCATCGTGAAGGTGACCATGCCGTCCACGTCGGCCGGTGACAAGCCCGCGTCGTCGAGCGCGGCACTGACCGACTCACACGCCAATTGCAGTTCGCTGCGCCCGGATTCCTTGGAGAACTCCGTCTGCCCGATTCCGACGATCGCGCAGCTGCCCGGAAGGCGACTCATGCGTGCCCGCCTGGAGAGGGCTCGTCGAGCAGGCTGAGGATGGCGGTGCCGGAGACATGATCACCCAGACTGTTGGAACCCGTGAAGGTCACTTCGACGAAGTTCTCGCCGCCAGTGCCCTCGCTCTTGGCGGTCACGCTGCCCGTGAAGCGCAGCGGATCGTCGGGAAAGCAGGGCACGCCGAGGCGAATCGACAGCTTCTTGACCATCGCCTCGGGTCCGGCCCAGTCGGTGAGGAACCGAACGCAGTACCCGTTGGTGGTCAGGATGTTCATGAACAGGTTGGGCGAGCCCTGCTTGTTGGCGTAGTCGCGGTCGTGATGTACCGGCATGAAGTCGCGTGAGGCGATCGCGCCGGCCACGATCATCGTTGTGGTGATTGGGATTTCGAGTGCGGTGACCTCGTCACCGACGTTGATCTCCGCCCATGGCAGGGTCCTAGTGCGGTTCGCGGTTGTCGTCATCAGTTTCCTTCTTCAAGGTAGGCGCTGCTGCTCGGCCGGAACTGGTGCAGCACCAGATCATTGTCGAATTCTTGATAGAAGACCTCGACCGCCATCCCGACGGTGACGTCCGCCGGGTCCGTCTCGCACAGGTTGGACACCAGCCGCACGCCTTCGGCCAGCTCCACCAGCGCCACGATGTAGGGGTACTCGAAGAACGGGAACTTGGGTTCATGCGGCAGCACGTAGCTGTAAACCGTGCCGCGGCCGGACGATTCGACGGCCTCCCACGCCAGCGAACGACAGCTCGGGCACATCGGCCGCGCCGGGTTGCGCAGCGTCCGGCATCCCGTGCAGCGCTGGATCAGCAGCTTGTGTTCGCGCAGCCCGTTCCAGAAGAATTCGGTGTCCGGGGTGATCGCGGGTGCCAGGCGGGCGGTCATGAGTTTTCCGGTTTGAACCGCAGGACCCGGAATCGCTGGCGCCCCAGCACCTCACCGTGCTGATCGGTGTAGGTAATAAGCCAGGTCAGGAAGAACCCAGCGCCCAGTGCAGTCTTCTTCTCCTCGGAGACTGACTCGAACACCGACGTCGAGCTGATCACGTCACCTAGCCGCGGATAACGTTCAATCTCGAATTCCGAGTTGGTCGCCACCGTGCTGCTGTACCCGGCTTCGTCGAGGAACGCCGTCGGGTTGTTGGTGATTTCCATCGGTGCGCCGCCGCGCTCCCTGATGCCCTCCAGCTTCGGCGACGGCATGGTCCAGGTTTGCAACATCACCGGCGGTGACACGATCCCCCCGAAGCGGGACGCCTCGGCGAACTCAGGGTCCAGGTAGACCGGGTTCATGTCGTTGAGCGCGTAGGCCCAGTGCCGGATCATCGGCTGGTTGACCGGATCCGGTGCGATGCTGGGCTTCCCGCTGCCTCCGGTGGGGTGGCCGACAAGCCCGCGCAGCTTGGCGTGAAACTCGCTATCCAGGTCGGTCACTGGCTGGATCCTCCTGACTTGTCGTCGTCTCGGCGTGGCGCACTGAGGTCGCGTGCCATACCCAGCCCGGCCGCGGCGATCGTGTCACGCTGAATCTCGTTGGCGCCGAAGGGAATGTCTTCATACTTTGGCAGCACACCGGCGCGATGGCGCGCAATAACGCGCAGCGGTGGATGAGTCTGCACGGCAAACGCCTCCCTAGCGATCGACAGGATCCACCATCCGTCCGGATCAGACATTTTGCCGCCATGTGTCCTGCGACGTCGTGTTTACTCCCGGGCCGGCTGCTGTGTCAATAACTGCGTATCACCGCCTTACCGCCGCGGATATAGCCAGACCAGTGATTGACGCCACCATGAGCGCGGTGAACACTGATTGAGCAGGTGACCGACGTCGGGTGAGGAAGCAGATGACCGAGCTACAAACCCGCGGGACTCTCGTCGACACCTACCAGCTCTACATCGACGGCAGCTGGGTAGCGCCGCAAGGCGGTCGCTACGACGACATTTCCCCGGCCACCGAGCGAGCGATCGCGTCCGCACCCGACGCGAGCGTCGACCAAGTCGGCGAGGCGATCGCGGCGGCGCGGCGCGCCTTCGATGCCGGTCCGTGGCCGTCGATGAGCCTGCAGGACCGCGCGGGTTGCCTCACTGCGCTCGGCGGGGCACTGCTGCAGCACGCCGACGAGTTCTTCGCGCTCTCCCAGCTGGAGTGGGGTTGCATCGCCAACGAACGCATCATGCAGATCGACGGCGCCGCCTACATGTCCATGCACGCGGCCCAGCTGACCACCCAGCTCACCGATCAGCCCGTCACCGGAATTGGGGTCGGCACAACGCTGCTGCGCCACGAACCGCTGGGGGTGGTGTCGATCCTGACGCCGTGGAACTTCCCGCACTGCCTCAACGTGATGAAGCTGAACAACGCGCTGGCCGCGGGCAATACCGTGGTGCTCAAACCCTCACCGCTGACGCCGCTGGCGGGGTTGGCCCTGGCGCGGATCATCGACGAATACACCGACATACCAGCGGGTGTCGTCAACGTGGTCACGCCCTCGGGTGTGGATGCGGCCAAGCTGCTCACCACCGATCCGCGCGTCGATATGGTGAGCTTCACCGGCAGTTCGGCGGTCGGCTGCCAGGTCATGTCCGCCGCGGGCGTCACGATGAAGCGCATCCTGCTCGAGTGCGGCGGCAAGTCGGCCAGCATCATCCTCGACGACGCCGAGATCACCGACGAGATGCTGAAGAAGATGCTCTTCGACTGCTGCTCGCTACATGCCGGGCAGGCGTGCATCCTGCAGAGCCGGTTGCTGCTGCCGGCGTCCAAGCACGACGACGTCGTCGACCGGCTGGTGGCGCTGGCCCGCGAGGTCACAGTCGGCGACCCCACCGATCCGGATGTGCAGATGGGCCCGCTGATCAGTGCCGTGCAACGCGATCGCGTCGAAGCTCACGTGTCCCGCGCGCTCGATGACGGGGCGACGCTGGCGACCGGGGGCCGGCGTCCCGCCGGTCTGGACGTCGGCTACTACTTCGAGCCGACGATTCTGACTGCGGTGCAACCGGATTCGGTGATCGCGCAGGAGGAAGTGTTCGGACCGGTGCTGACCGTGTTGGGCTATCGCGACGACGACGATGCGGTGGCCATCGCGAACAATTCCCAGTACGGCCTATCCGGTGCGGTGTGGGGCGGCGATGTGGACCGCGCTCTGGGTGTGGCCCGGCGGATCCGGACCGGCCAGATCGCGGTCAACGGCATCGGACCCGGCAATGCGCCGTTCGGCGGCTTCAAACTCAGCGGGTTCGGCCGCGAGGGCGGCGGCATCGGCGGACTGCACCAGTACATGGAGCCGAAGGCCATCGGGTACATGGAGCCGAAGGCCATCGGGATGCCCGCGTGACGAGACCCGCGCGGGTGCTACACGCGTGACGTCGAGGCCTGACGTCGGGGTGTGTGCGCATTTCGTAATCGGCACGTCACATGTCAAGCTGCTGAGATGGTCTTCGAGATCGCCCGTCCCAAGCTAGAAGGAAACGTTGCGGTCGGTGAAGACCGCCAGATCGGCTTCGCCGAATTCGGCGACCCGCAGGGCCGCGCGGTGTTCTGGCTGCATGGCACGCCGGGCGCCCGTCGGCAGATTCCCACCGAGGCCCGCGTCTACGCCGAGGAACGCCGGATCCGGCTGATCGGCCTGGACCGGCCCGGAATCGGCTCCTCCACACCGCATCGCTACGAGAACATCCGGGCGTTCGCCGACGACCTGCGGACAATTGCCGACACCCTCGGCATCGACCGGATGGCGGTCATCGGCCTGTCCGGCGGCGGTCCGTACGCGCTCGCCGCGGCGGCGGCGCTCCCGGATCGCGTCGTGGCGGCCGGGGTGCTCGGCGGCGTGGCGCCCTTCGTCGGCGACGAAGGCATCGCCAGCGGACTGATGAATCTGGGCAAGCGGGTGGCGC
This Mycobacterium simiae DNA region includes the following protein-coding sequences:
- a CDS encoding proline dehydrogenase family protein, whose translation is MAGVFAHTLRPAIIAASRRDGLRRAAEGLSVTRQVVHRFVPGETIDSAMESVAALRASGRYVSIDYLGEDVESADDATAAVRTYLELIDRLADTAEPAGGAVHPLEVSVKLSAIGQALSRDGAKIARENAWTICEAAGRTGIWVTVDAENHTTTDSTLSIVRDLRTEFPWLGTVLQAYLRRTLADCREFAASGARIRLCKGAYDEPASVAYRGAHQVTESYLACLRELMAGSGYPMVASHDPVIIGAVPTIASESGRGTADFEYQMLHGIRDDEQRRLAGLDNQMRVYVPFGTQWYGYFMRRLAERPANLTFFLRALAQRGH
- a CDS encoding lipid-transfer protein, producing MSRLPGSCAIVGIGQTEFSKESGRSELQLACESVSAALDDAGLSPADVDGMVTFTMDSSDEIDIARNVGIGDLSFFSRVHHGGGAAAGTVVHAAMAVATGVADVVVCWRAFNERSGFRFGGSGRSMTETPLFMAHYAPFGLLTPAAWVAMHAQRYMSTYGVGNEDFGRIAVVDRKHAATNPDAWFYQRPITLEDHQNSRWIVEPVLRLLDCCQESDGGVALVVTSAERARDLRQPPAVITAAAQGAAANGEMMTSYYRDDITGLPEMGVVADRLWRDSGLKPQDIQTAFIYDHFTPFVFTQLEELGFCGRGEAKDFATVERLSLGGELPINTNGGLLGEAYIHGMNGITEGVRQIRGTSYNQVDDVEHVLVTSGTGVPTSGLILAPAD
- the pruA gene encoding L-glutamate gamma-semialdehyde dehydrogenase, whose amino-acid sequence is MDAISQVPLPANEPVHDYAPHSPERSRLRTELAALAGHPIDLPHVIGGKHRMGDGARIDVVQPHRHAATLGTLTNAGNADAAAAVEAAMAAKHDWAALPFDERAAVFLRAADLLAGPWREKIAAATMLGQSKSAYQAEIDSPCEQVDFWRFNVAFARQILAQQPISGPGEWNRSEYRPLDGFVYAITPFNFTSIAGNLPTAPALMGNTVVWKPSITQTLSAYLTMQLLEAAGLPPGVINLVTGDGFAVSEVVLADPRLAGIHFTGSTATFQHLWQQVGTNIGRYHSYPRLVGETGGKDFVVAHTSARPDVLCTALIRGAFDYQGQKCSAASRAFVPHSVWQHMGDDFLGAAAGLSYGDVTDFTNYGGALIDRRAFTKNVNAIERAKGAAGVTIAVGGEYDDSVGYFVRPTVLLSDDPTDEAFCTEYFGPLLSVHIYPDDHYERILDVIDTGSPYALTGAVIADDRRAVLTAQERLRFAAGNFYVNDKPTGAVVGRQPFGGSRGSGTNDKAGSVLNMLRWTSARTIKETFVPATQYTYPHMGSD
- a CDS encoding FAS1-like dehydratase domain-containing protein, producing the protein MTDLDSEFHAKLRGLVGHPTGGSGKPSIAPDPVNQPMIRHWAYALNDMNPVYLDPEFAEASRFGGIVSPPVMLQTWTMPSPKLEGIRERGGAPMEITNNPTAFLDEAGYSSTVATNSEFEIERYPRLGDVISSTSVFESVSEEKKTALGAGFFLTWLITYTDQHGEVLGRQRFRVLRFKPENS
- a CDS encoding Zn-ribbon domain-containing OB-fold protein, whose protein sequence is MTARLAPAITPDTEFFWNGLREHKLLIQRCTGCRTLRNPARPMCPSCRSLAWEAVESSGRGTVYSYVLPHEPKFPFFEYPYIVALVELAEGVRLVSNLCETDPADVTVGMAVEVFYQEFDNDLVLHQFRPSSSAYLEEGN
- a CDS encoding aldehyde dehydrogenase family protein, which gives rise to MTELQTRGTLVDTYQLYIDGSWVAPQGGRYDDISPATERAIASAPDASVDQVGEAIAAARRAFDAGPWPSMSLQDRAGCLTALGGALLQHADEFFALSQLEWGCIANERIMQIDGAAYMSMHAAQLTTQLTDQPVTGIGVGTTLLRHEPLGVVSILTPWNFPHCLNVMKLNNALAAGNTVVLKPSPLTPLAGLALARIIDEYTDIPAGVVNVVTPSGVDAAKLLTTDPRVDMVSFTGSSAVGCQVMSAAGVTMKRILLECGGKSASIILDDAEITDEMLKKMLFDCCSLHAGQACILQSRLLLPASKHDDVVDRLVALAREVTVGDPTDPDVQMGPLISAVQRDRVEAHVSRALDDGATLATGGRRPAGLDVGYYFEPTILTAVQPDSVIAQEEVFGPVLTVLGYRDDDDAVAIANNSQYGLSGAVWGGDVDRALGVARRIRTGQIAVNGIGPGNAPFGGFKLSGFGREGGGIGGLHQYMEPKAIGYMEPKAIGMPA
- a CDS encoding MaoC family dehydratase translates to MTTTANRTRTLPWAEINVGDEVTALEIPITTTMIVAGAIASRDFMPVHHDRDYANKQGSPNLFMNILTTNGYCVRFLTDWAGPEAMVKKLSIRLGVPCFPDDPLRFTGSVTAKSEGTGGENFVEVTFTGSNSLGDHVSGTAILSLLDEPSPGGHA
- a CDS encoding TetR/AcrR family transcriptional regulator encodes the protein MTAQHAALADTRELIVESAFACFGRQGLQKATIVDIAKRAGVSRSTIYEYFRDKAAIVEACAEHASQRFYREMTKAMDRGGSLEEKLCSAAVFVTQARRVISSEKYFDEDAISLLLTKDAAVLLGECVDFLSPYLSAAKLTGEVRKDLDVEAAGEWFARILFSLFSTPSSTLDMDDPDVVAEFVRAHAVRGFAASGVNPRRRV
- a CDS encoding alpha/beta fold hydrolase; the protein is MVFEIARPKLEGNVAVGEDRQIGFAEFGDPQGRAVFWLHGTPGARRQIPTEARVYAEERRIRLIGLDRPGIGSSTPHRYENIRAFADDLRTIADTLGIDRMAVIGLSGGGPYALAAAAALPDRVVAAGVLGGVAPFVGDEGIASGLMNLGKRVAPLLQLGGDPLRIGASLVVRAIRPVASTALYLYAAISPEADRRLLTRPEFSAMFLDDLLNGSRKQLAAPFNDVILFTRDWGFGLDEVKVPVHWWHGDKDHIVPFAHGQHAVSRLPDAELFVLPGESHLAGLGRGEEILAALMKIWDERG